The Arthrobacter sp. NicSoilC5 genome has a window encoding:
- a CDS encoding DUF3093 domain-containing protein, giving the protein MPESSSPASVPSTPSTGGPVIYREKLWPNAWIWVIAAGVSAAGILVFAPISMAAGYTAALVLLAIITVLLVLSTPAITVTPDALTVGRATIERRFVGGVQQFTSGEATAERGTRLNGLAYLCIRGWIDPVVKIEITDPADRTPYWLASTRHPDQLTAALARR; this is encoded by the coding sequence ATGCCCGAATCAAGCTCGCCCGCGTCCGTTCCCAGCACCCCATCCACTGGCGGACCGGTTATTTACCGGGAGAAGCTGTGGCCCAACGCCTGGATCTGGGTTATCGCAGCCGGTGTCTCCGCGGCCGGCATCCTGGTCTTCGCCCCCATCAGCATGGCAGCGGGCTACACCGCGGCACTGGTGCTCCTGGCCATCATCACGGTCCTCCTGGTCCTTTCCACGCCTGCCATCACGGTGACGCCGGACGCCCTCACTGTTGGACGGGCCACCATCGAACGCCGCTTTGTGGGCGGTGTGCAGCAGTTCACGTCCGGCGAAGCGACGGCGGAGCGCGGCACCCGGCTGAACGGGCTGGCCTACCTATGCATCCGCGGTTGGATCGATCCGGTGGTGAAGATCGAAATCACTGACCCGGCCGACCGGACCCCCTACTGGCTGGCCTCGACCCGCCACCCGGACCAACTGACGGCAGCCCTGGCCCGCCGCTGA
- the sepH gene encoding septation protein SepH: MQDLRLVGVHDDGTHLLLSGAGGEMFQLPIDEALRTASRSSAKPRTERPAVPMSPRDIQARIRAGATAADVAELSGMPLAKVERYEGPVLAEREYVAQQARKVEVAAPSPGHDVYRSAFGDNPATLGDMVAHRLSAHGIDPGTVEWDSWRRQDGTWTVSASFEAKPGGTSGIGEEPPALWTFNPGRKSLQNTNRWAQQLSELEPLDGPVPARRLTAVSDRPFDFETDADSSKASPGGQGPAQEAAKESDGLLDMLRSRRGQRLGVDEDSDDALALLLAHGVPAAHPRPSEVAAEAAPEPESEDPVSQDGPQDAPAAQGDSFIRRRDARPSMLSRLSLLPPHRDGNDDALRLHDGVSTDTREITIAASPQKPSGSAPAAGSGNSGGAGLDELLGSNPRRPAPKQNDASPSTGQLPETEAPERPPRPKRSSVPSWDEIVFGTRSD, from the coding sequence ATGCAGGATCTACGGCTTGTAGGCGTGCACGACGACGGGACGCATCTCCTGTTGAGCGGGGCCGGCGGCGAGATGTTCCAGCTGCCGATCGATGAGGCCCTCAGGACGGCCAGCCGGTCCTCGGCGAAACCGAGGACGGAGCGGCCTGCCGTTCCCATGTCCCCCAGGGATATCCAGGCCCGGATCCGTGCGGGTGCCACCGCTGCCGACGTCGCGGAGTTGTCCGGGATGCCGCTGGCCAAGGTGGAGCGCTACGAGGGCCCGGTGCTGGCGGAGCGCGAGTACGTTGCGCAGCAGGCACGGAAGGTTGAAGTCGCGGCACCCTCCCCCGGCCACGACGTCTACCGGTCCGCGTTCGGCGACAACCCGGCCACGCTGGGCGACATGGTGGCCCACCGGCTTTCGGCCCACGGCATCGACCCAGGCACTGTGGAATGGGACTCGTGGCGGCGCCAGGACGGCACCTGGACTGTCTCGGCAAGCTTTGAGGCCAAACCCGGCGGGACCTCCGGAATCGGGGAAGAGCCGCCCGCGCTGTGGACCTTCAACCCCGGCCGCAAATCGCTGCAGAACACCAACCGCTGGGCACAGCAGCTGAGCGAACTCGAGCCTTTGGACGGCCCCGTTCCCGCGCGCCGCCTCACGGCGGTTTCCGACCGCCCCTTCGATTTTGAGACTGACGCGGACTCCTCCAAGGCATCCCCTGGGGGTCAGGGTCCTGCGCAGGAAGCCGCAAAGGAATCCGACGGCCTCCTGGACATGCTCCGGTCGCGGCGCGGCCAGCGGCTGGGTGTGGACGAAGATTCGGACGACGCCCTGGCGCTGCTCCTGGCCCATGGCGTCCCGGCTGCCCACCCGCGGCCTTCCGAGGTAGCCGCCGAGGCCGCTCCTGAGCCGGAATCGGAGGACCCCGTATCCCAGGACGGGCCGCAGGACGCACCGGCCGCCCAGGGGGATTCGTTCATCCGGCGCCGTGATGCAAGGCCGTCAATGTTGTCCCGGCTGAGCCTGCTCCCGCCGCACCGGGACGGCAACGATGACGCCCTGCGGCTTCACGACGGCGTCAGTACCGACACCCGGGAAATCACCATTGCGGCGTCCCCGCAGAAGCCGTCCGGTTCCGCGCCTGCTGCCGGGTCCGGCAACTCCGGCGGCGCCGGGCTGGATGAGCTGCTGGGCAGCAATCCCCGCCGCCCGGCACCCAAGCAGAACGATGCATCCCCCTCTACCGGGCAGTTGCCCGAGACCGAGGCGCCGGAACGGCCTCCCCGGCCCAAGCGTTCCAGCGTCCCGTCCTGGGACGAGATCGTCTTCGGCACACGGAGCGACTAA
- a CDS encoding DUF3710 domain-containing protein codes for MVFGLGRKAKNEEPAQPADELTIAEAGEGEPGTAARRQDGPFDESEISSRDGFVDLGALLITPSEGLQLRLEVEEATQRVVAVTLDLNGSSLQLQAFAAPKTETLWDEIREQIGQSVGAQGGQVEEVEGAFGTELVAKLPAGLPDGSQGYRVARFIGVDGPRWFLRGVLGGPAALERPAAEPLEALFRQVVVVRGDSPMPPRDLLQLRLPKDASATPPPAAPTLEEPERGPEITQIG; via the coding sequence ATGGTCTTTGGGCTCGGCAGGAAAGCAAAGAATGAAGAGCCGGCGCAGCCGGCCGACGAGCTGACGATCGCGGAGGCCGGAGAAGGCGAACCGGGCACTGCCGCCCGCCGCCAGGACGGCCCCTTCGACGAGTCCGAAATCAGCAGCCGCGACGGCTTTGTTGACCTCGGCGCCCTGCTCATCACACCGAGCGAGGGCCTTCAGCTCCGCCTCGAGGTGGAAGAGGCAACGCAGCGGGTAGTGGCAGTCACCTTGGACCTTAACGGCTCCAGCCTCCAGCTGCAGGCGTTCGCCGCCCCCAAGACAGAGACGCTCTGGGATGAGATCCGCGAACAGATCGGCCAGTCAGTCGGCGCGCAGGGCGGCCAGGTTGAAGAGGTTGAAGGCGCTTTCGGCACCGAACTGGTGGCCAAGCTGCCCGCCGGACTTCCGGACGGCAGCCAGGGCTACCGGGTGGCCCGTTTCATCGGCGTCGATGGGCCCCGCTGGTTCCTGCGCGGCGTCCTGGGTGGACCCGCCGCGCTGGAACGCCCCGCCGCGGAACCGCTCGAGGCCCTGTTCCGGCAGGTCGTGGTGGTCCGCGGGGACAGCCCCATGCCGCCGCGCGATCTTCTGCAGCTGAGGCTGCCCAAGGACGCTTCAGCCACTCCTCCGCCCGCCGCACCCACCCTGGAGGAGCCCGAACGTGGTCCCGAAATTACCCAGATCGGCTGA
- a CDS encoding APC family permease: MLTILNAVKRVLVGRPFRNDRLAHTLLPKKIALPIFASDALSSVAYAPDEILLTLALAGVSAVAISPWVGLAVMVVLLTVVASYRQNVHAYPSGGGDYEIANENMGKYAGLTVASALLVDYVLTVAVSMSSAAAYLTTAVPSLHGEQAVIATIGVVILALVNLRGIKEAGSVFAVPTYIFMASILGMTAVGMFQAATGQLGEAPSAAFTIVPAEGFDQGLVGLAGAFLLLRAFSSGAAALTGVEAISNGVPNFRHPKSKNAATTLLLLGVIGAAMLAGIIYLANATKVHIVLDPAKEFLLNGSPLPEGYIQNPAISQIAQTIFGEGSIPFYIVVAATGVILVFASNTAFNGFPVLGSILAQDGYLPRQLRTRGDRLAFSNGVLALAAGALVLIISFDADVTKLIQLYIVGVFISFTLSQLGMIRHWGRELKLAKDKAVRRKMIKSRTINSIGFGMTGLVLVIVLITKFQQGAWIALLAMFILFLIMWSIRAHYDNVAKELAVDEDSSPRALPTRVHAVLLVSHVRKPVLRALAYARASRPSRLDAITVDIDPDETAHTIADWEKLEIPVPLTVLASPYRETVTPIMDYVKQMRLDSPRDLVVVYIPEYVVGKWWEQLVHNQTALRIKTRLHFEPGVMVASVPWQLKSSEEAKNLQDVQ, translated from the coding sequence GTGTTGACAATACTGAACGCCGTCAAACGCGTGCTGGTGGGCAGGCCCTTCCGGAATGACCGACTGGCCCACACCCTCCTTCCCAAGAAGATCGCATTGCCGATCTTTGCGTCCGATGCCCTCTCTTCCGTAGCCTACGCACCGGACGAGATCCTGCTCACCCTGGCACTGGCCGGTGTCAGCGCCGTGGCGATCTCTCCGTGGGTCGGCCTGGCGGTGATGGTGGTGCTGCTGACCGTGGTGGCCTCCTACCGGCAGAACGTCCACGCGTACCCGTCAGGCGGCGGCGACTACGAGATCGCCAACGAGAACATGGGCAAGTACGCCGGCCTGACGGTGGCGTCCGCCCTCCTGGTGGACTACGTCCTGACCGTCGCCGTGTCGATGTCCTCCGCCGCGGCGTACCTGACCACGGCTGTGCCCTCGCTGCACGGCGAGCAGGCCGTCATCGCCACCATCGGCGTCGTCATCCTGGCCCTGGTGAACCTGCGCGGCATCAAGGAAGCGGGCAGCGTCTTCGCCGTCCCCACCTACATCTTCATGGCGTCCATCCTCGGCATGACCGCGGTGGGCATGTTCCAGGCCGCCACGGGGCAGTTGGGCGAGGCGCCGTCGGCTGCGTTCACCATTGTTCCCGCCGAAGGCTTCGACCAGGGCCTGGTGGGCCTGGCCGGCGCCTTCCTGCTGCTGCGGGCCTTCTCTTCGGGCGCCGCGGCCCTGACCGGCGTCGAAGCCATCAGCAACGGCGTTCCCAACTTCCGGCACCCCAAGAGCAAGAACGCAGCCACCACCCTGCTGCTCCTGGGCGTGATCGGCGCCGCCATGCTGGCGGGCATCATCTACCTGGCAAATGCCACCAAGGTCCACATTGTGCTGGACCCCGCCAAGGAATTCCTGCTGAACGGCAGCCCGCTGCCTGAGGGCTACATCCAGAACCCGGCCATCAGCCAGATCGCGCAGACCATCTTCGGCGAAGGGTCCATCCCCTTCTACATCGTGGTGGCCGCTACCGGCGTCATCCTGGTGTTCGCCTCCAACACCGCCTTCAACGGCTTCCCGGTCCTGGGTTCCATCCTCGCCCAGGACGGCTACCTGCCCCGCCAGCTCCGGACCCGCGGCGACCGGCTCGCGTTCAGCAACGGCGTGCTGGCCCTCGCGGCAGGCGCCCTGGTGCTCATTATTTCGTTCGACGCGGACGTCACCAAGCTCATCCAGCTCTATATCGTCGGCGTCTTCATTTCCTTCACGCTCAGCCAGCTCGGCATGATCCGGCACTGGGGGCGCGAGCTGAAACTGGCCAAGGACAAGGCCGTCCGGCGGAAGATGATCAAGTCCCGGACCATCAACAGCATCGGTTTCGGCATGACTGGACTGGTGCTGGTCATCGTCCTCATCACCAAGTTCCAGCAGGGTGCCTGGATTGCCCTGCTGGCCATGTTCATCCTCTTCCTGATCATGTGGAGCATCCGGGCCCACTACGACAACGTCGCCAAGGAACTCGCCGTGGACGAGGACTCCTCACCGCGCGCCCTGCCCACCAGGGTCCACGCCGTCCTGCTGGTCTCCCACGTCCGCAAGCCGGTGCTGCGGGCCCTGGCCTACGCGCGGGCATCCCGCCCCTCCCGGCTGGACGCCATCACCGTGGACATCGACCCGGACGAGACCGCACACACCATCGCGGACTGGGAAAAACTTGAGATCCCGGTGCCGCTGACCGTGCTGGCCAGCCCGTACCGCGAGACCGTCACGCCCATCATGGACTACGTCAAGCAGATGCGCCTGGATTCCCCGCGGGACCTGGTGGTGGTCTACATCCCCGAGTACGTGGTGGGCAAGTGGTGGGAGCAGTTGGTTCACAACCAGACCGCCCTCCGCATCAAGACCCGGCTGCACTTTGAACCGGGAGTCATGGTGGCCAGCGTTCCCTGGCAGCTCAAATCCTCCGAAGAAGCCAAGAACCTCCAGGATGTCCAGTGA
- a CDS encoding TrkA family potassium uptake protein, translated as MAHFVIMGCGRVGATLAHTLEDAGHSVAIIDQDDRAFRRLRQGFTGRKVTGVGFDRETLKQAGVGEAYAFAAVSSGDNSNILATRVARETFHVPHVVARIYDPGRAEIYQRLGIPTVAAVRWSADQVLRRILPEQHLAGDFREPSGRLVLAELDLDAGWIGHRISSIEKAADVRVAYVTRFGEGLLPGAGTAYQDGDTVHAMLQVDRSAQIAQILAKAPAKEYQ; from the coding sequence GTGGCGCATTTCGTGATCATGGGATGTGGCCGGGTGGGGGCAACGCTGGCGCACACGCTGGAGGATGCCGGTCATTCCGTGGCCATCATCGACCAGGATGACCGCGCGTTCCGCCGGCTCCGCCAGGGCTTCACTGGCCGGAAGGTGACCGGCGTGGGCTTTGACCGCGAGACCCTCAAGCAGGCAGGAGTTGGCGAGGCCTACGCCTTCGCCGCCGTTTCCAGCGGTGACAACTCAAACATCCTGGCCACCCGGGTTGCCCGCGAGACCTTCCACGTTCCGCATGTCGTCGCCAGGATCTACGATCCGGGTCGCGCCGAAATCTACCAGCGCCTGGGCATCCCCACGGTGGCCGCCGTCCGCTGGAGCGCGGACCAGGTGCTGCGCCGCATCCTTCCCGAACAACATCTCGCCGGTGATTTCCGTGAGCCCTCGGGCCGGCTGGTCCTGGCTGAACTGGACCTGGACGCCGGCTGGATCGGGCACCGGATCAGCAGCATTGAGAAGGCCGCCGATGTCCGCGTGGCCTATGTCACCCGCTTTGGCGAGGGCCTGCTGCCTGGCGCCGGAACGGCGTACCAGGACGGTGACACCGTGCACGCCATGCTGCAGGTGGACCGCAGCGCCCAGATCGCCCAGATCCTCGCCAAAGCCCCCGCCAAGGAGTATCAGTGA
- a CDS encoding HNH endonuclease signature motif containing protein translates to MGKAAVARAFGEIKAALAVLNAEVDGAGSVPFSAADPLGGLADGCLEILAGTREVEAGIAAVKAKAAVGYAESAAAVAGPDVPVQAQETAVAAEIGCVLALGPRAAGSFLVTSHAVTATLPRTLEALQAGAISWSHAVVMADETACLDPDGAAALEAHFLDPDAPDPARGCPVGQLPAHRFKAKARTWRERHQAGSIEQRHAKGVGDRRVEFRPDQDGMAWLSAYLPADQAQAGWNRLTAAARGRQGPDETRSMPQLRADTFANAILTNGGSTGNGARVGAGTDQQSPIRAQVLVTVPVFSLLGQTDEPAMLVGYGPIPPPMARRLVAGGAGSFYRVLVDPRDGAPLEIGRTSYRVTGAMRAWLRLRDGKCPFPGCSNNSLDNDADHILAWANGGTTGISNLGQPCPKHHKLRHTTAWKPTPATKNEPPGWTSPTGRHYLSEHQDWEPAQWPPGWPSGFLPEARNKPGERSLLEDALLQHLAV, encoded by the coding sequence ATGGGGAAGGCAGCGGTGGCGAGGGCGTTCGGGGAGATCAAGGCTGCCCTTGCTGTGCTGAATGCTGAGGTGGATGGGGCCGGTTCGGTGCCTTTTTCTGCGGCTGACCCTCTGGGTGGTTTGGCGGATGGTTGCCTGGAGATTCTGGCCGGGACCCGTGAGGTGGAGGCCGGGATCGCTGCGGTGAAGGCCAAGGCTGCCGTTGGGTATGCGGAGAGCGCCGCAGCTGTTGCGGGGCCGGATGTTCCGGTGCAGGCGCAGGAGACGGCGGTCGCGGCGGAGATCGGGTGTGTGCTGGCCCTGGGGCCGCGGGCTGCGGGTTCGTTCCTGGTCACCTCGCACGCTGTCACGGCGACGTTGCCGCGGACGTTGGAGGCGTTGCAGGCCGGGGCGATCTCCTGGAGCCACGCGGTGGTGATGGCGGACGAGACAGCGTGCCTTGATCCTGATGGGGCTGCGGCGTTGGAAGCCCATTTCCTGGACCCGGACGCCCCGGACCCGGCGCGGGGGTGCCCGGTGGGGCAGTTGCCGGCGCACCGGTTCAAGGCCAAGGCCCGGACTTGGCGGGAACGCCACCAGGCCGGGTCCATCGAACAACGCCACGCCAAAGGTGTCGGGGACCGGCGGGTGGAGTTCCGGCCGGACCAGGACGGGATGGCCTGGCTCTCCGCCTACCTGCCCGCGGACCAGGCCCAGGCCGGGTGGAACCGGCTCACCGCGGCCGCCCGGGGCAGGCAGGGACCGGACGAGACCCGCAGCATGCCCCAACTCCGGGCCGACACCTTCGCCAACGCAATTCTCACCAACGGCGGCAGCACAGGCAACGGTGCCAGGGTCGGCGCGGGAACTGACCAGCAATCTCCGATCCGGGCGCAGGTGCTGGTCACGGTCCCGGTGTTCTCCCTGCTGGGCCAGACCGACGAACCGGCGATGCTGGTCGGTTACGGTCCCATCCCGCCGCCAATGGCCCGGCGGCTCGTCGCTGGCGGTGCTGGCTCGTTCTACCGGGTGCTGGTGGACCCGCGGGACGGGGCACCGTTGGAAATCGGCCGGACAAGCTACCGGGTCACCGGCGCGATGCGGGCGTGGCTGCGGCTGCGGGACGGCAAATGTCCGTTCCCTGGCTGCAGCAACAACTCCCTGGACAACGACGCCGACCACATCCTCGCCTGGGCCAACGGCGGCACCACCGGAATCAGCAACCTGGGACAGCCCTGCCCGAAACACCACAAACTCCGCCACACCACCGCCTGGAAACCCACCCCGGCCACCAAGAACGAACCACCCGGCTGGACCTCACCCACCGGCCGGCATTACCTGAGCGAACACCAGGACTGGGAACCTGCCCAATGGCCTCCGGGATGGCCGTCAGGGTTCTTGCCCGAGGCCCGCAACAAGCCTGGAGAACGGAGCCTTCTGGAAGATGCCCTCCTCCAGCACCTTGCCGTGTGA
- a CDS encoding thymidine kinase, producing MAELIFFSGTMDCGKSTLALQMDYNHRARGRGGVRFSRNDRAGESRISSRLGLETDAVEVLDSTDFWEEVMIRRTQGQRVDYLICDEAQFYTPEQVEQLAKVVDEIDVDVFAFGITADFRTRLFPGSQRLIELADRVQVLQVEALCWCGRRATHNARTVDGVMVTEGAQVVVGDVDMVVEAAAPEAGHVPVVGYETLCRRHFMRRVTAHGASLMAQQDQLLPFDVDACLWHGSGGPGEGRGTGRQG from the coding sequence GTGGCTGAGCTCATCTTCTTCTCCGGCACCATGGACTGCGGAAAGTCCACCCTGGCCCTGCAGATGGACTACAACCACCGGGCCCGCGGCCGCGGCGGTGTCCGGTTCAGCCGCAACGACCGCGCCGGTGAGTCCCGGATCTCCAGCCGCCTGGGTCTGGAGACGGACGCCGTGGAAGTGCTGGACAGCACCGACTTCTGGGAGGAAGTCATGATCCGCCGCACCCAGGGGCAGCGCGTTGACTACCTGATCTGCGACGAAGCCCAGTTCTACACGCCCGAACAGGTGGAGCAGCTGGCCAAAGTGGTGGACGAGATCGACGTCGACGTCTTCGCGTTCGGCATCACCGCTGATTTCCGCACCAGGCTGTTCCCTGGTTCGCAGCGCCTGATTGAGCTCGCCGACCGGGTGCAGGTGCTCCAGGTGGAGGCGCTGTGCTGGTGCGGCCGCCGCGCCACCCACAATGCCAGGACGGTCGACGGCGTCATGGTCACCGAAGGTGCGCAGGTGGTGGTGGGCGACGTGGACATGGTGGTGGAAGCCGCTGCCCCCGAGGCAGGGCATGTTCCGGTGGTGGGGTACGAAACCTTGTGCCGGCGACACTTCATGAGGCGGGTGACGGCTCACGGCGCATCCCTGATGGCACAGCAGGACCAGTTGCTGCCGTTCGACGTCGATGCCTGCCTTTGGCACGGCTCCGGTGGACCCGGCGAGGGCCGGGGGACAGGCCGGCAGGGCTGA
- a CDS encoding DUF3159 domain-containing protein, producing MTAHQPEQPTGPENPGRNGQQQGGPQAPGPSPVAGLAAEYAAKAGLHRTHDGRVDVLRSAGGVQGIAESIVPGLVFLVAFTITRELTLSLVAALASAAVFTVVRLVQRRPLTQALAGVAGVGISAWLANTTGKAEDFYLPGFFTNGAYILAMVLSIAVKWPVAGLLFGFIRNEGVEWRKEPARVKAYRLGTWIIVAVLALRLIVQVPLYLMGTDGLAALATTRLIMGAPLYILGIWVAWLVTRPAPAEAEAGADRTA from the coding sequence ATGACCGCGCACCAGCCTGAACAGCCCACCGGACCTGAGAACCCCGGCAGGAACGGGCAGCAGCAGGGCGGCCCTCAGGCTCCAGGTCCGTCCCCGGTTGCCGGCCTCGCCGCTGAGTACGCTGCAAAGGCCGGACTCCACCGCACCCACGACGGACGCGTGGACGTCCTGCGGAGCGCCGGCGGAGTGCAGGGCATTGCGGAGAGCATCGTTCCCGGCCTTGTCTTCCTGGTGGCCTTCACCATCACCCGCGAGCTCACCCTGTCCCTGGTGGCCGCCCTGGCGTCGGCAGCTGTGTTCACCGTGGTCCGGCTGGTGCAGCGGCGCCCCCTGACCCAGGCGCTGGCGGGAGTGGCCGGCGTCGGCATTTCCGCCTGGCTGGCCAACACCACCGGAAAGGCGGAGGACTTCTACCTTCCCGGCTTCTTCACCAACGGCGCCTACATCCTGGCGATGGTCCTTTCCATTGCCGTCAAGTGGCCCGTGGCGGGCCTCCTCTTCGGTTTCATCCGCAATGAGGGCGTGGAGTGGCGCAAGGAACCGGCCCGGGTCAAGGCATACCGGCTGGGCACGTGGATCATTGTCGCGGTCCTGGCGCTCCGGCTCATCGTGCAGGTGCCCCTCTACCTCATGGGCACCGACGGCCTCGCCGCACTCGCCACCACCCGCCTCATCATGGGTGCACCCCTGTACATCCTCGGGATCTGGGTTGCGTGGCTGGTAACCCGGCCTGCTCCGGCCGAAGCTGAAGCCGGCGCAGACCGTACGGCCTGA
- the dut gene encoding dUTP diphosphatase, with product MTDHPATVDLVPDAASPAPAAPTLQVQLKMLDPELEAPSYAHPGDAGADLRAREDVVLLPGERKLVPTGVAIALPEGFVALIHPRSGLATKHGLTIVNAPGTVDAGYRGEISVTLLNTDSSQPIELRRGDRIAQMVIQRVEYAQFIPVSELSGSVRGTGGFGSTGGFNVPGA from the coding sequence GTGACTGATCATCCCGCCACGGTAGACCTTGTCCCGGACGCAGCATCACCCGCCCCCGCTGCCCCCACCCTGCAGGTCCAGTTGAAAATGCTGGATCCGGAGCTGGAAGCGCCGTCCTACGCACATCCGGGCGACGCCGGCGCCGACCTCCGTGCCCGCGAGGACGTGGTCCTGCTGCCGGGGGAGCGCAAACTGGTCCCCACCGGCGTCGCCATCGCACTTCCGGAAGGGTTCGTGGCGCTGATCCACCCCCGCTCCGGCCTGGCCACCAAGCACGGCCTCACGATCGTCAACGCGCCCGGCACCGTCGATGCGGGCTATCGGGGCGAGATCTCGGTGACCCTGCTGAACACCGACTCATCCCAGCCGATTGAGCTGCGCCGCGGCGATAGAATTGCCCAAATGGTCATCCAGCGGGTGGAGTACGCCCAGTTCATTCCTGTCAGCGAGTTGAGCGGTTCCGTGCGCGGCACGGGCGGCTTTGGGTCCACCGGCGGTTTCAACGTCCCCGGAGCCTGA
- a CDS encoding NAD-binding protein has translation MKVVIVGAGSVGSSIARELLAHKHEILLIDLKPEVIGRSGLRGAHWLVGDACELSTLQGAKVEDADVVVSATGDDKVNLVVSLLAKTEFGVGRTVGRVNNPKNDWMFNDSWGVDVAVNTPQLMTALVEEAVEIGDLVRLLTLQTGVASLVEFTVPHDSHVIGMTVGDIHWPEDATLVAILRDQAPITPSRDDVIDGGDELFFVTTIAAEDGLRELLSSAPGSIDAGEQAPGNGQPANAGGHGHALDDDGFDG, from the coding sequence GTGAAAGTCGTTATCGTCGGCGCCGGCAGCGTCGGATCATCCATCGCCAGGGAATTGCTGGCGCATAAGCACGAGATCCTCCTGATCGACCTCAAGCCCGAGGTGATCGGCCGCAGCGGCCTGCGGGGCGCCCACTGGCTGGTGGGCGACGCGTGCGAGCTCTCCACGCTGCAGGGCGCCAAGGTGGAGGACGCCGACGTCGTAGTCTCCGCAACGGGCGATGACAAAGTGAACCTGGTGGTGTCCCTGCTGGCGAAGACCGAGTTCGGTGTTGGCCGCACCGTGGGCCGGGTGAACAACCCGAAGAATGACTGGATGTTCAATGACTCCTGGGGTGTTGATGTAGCCGTCAACACCCCGCAGCTGATGACCGCCCTCGTGGAGGAGGCAGTGGAGATCGGTGACCTGGTCCGCCTGCTGACGCTGCAGACCGGGGTGGCGTCCCTGGTGGAATTCACCGTGCCCCACGACTCCCACGTCATCGGCATGACCGTGGGAGACATCCACTGGCCGGAGGACGCCACCCTGGTGGCCATCCTGCGGGACCAGGCGCCGATCACGCCCAGCAGGGACGACGTCATCGACGGCGGGGACGAACTTTTCTTCGTCACCACCATTGCTGCCGAGGACGGACTGCGGGAGCTGCTCTCGTCCGCCCCGGGCAGCATCGACGCCGGGGAACAGGCCCCGGGCAACGGCCAGCCGGCCAACGCGGGCGGCCACGGCCATGCTTTGGACGACGACGGCTTCGACGGCTAG
- a CDS encoding dihydrofolate reductase family protein: MSMSLDGFVAGPDQSRENPLGKRGLELHGWHIGDPRANEANGIAADWLMRPRGAYVMGRNMFGPVRGDWDEDWSGWWGPEPPYHAPVFVLTHYPHEPIQMEGGTTFHFVTDGFDAAYAAALEAAGGKGVDIAGGASTVRQALAAGVIDELTLDIAPVLLGSGERIFDGIESFGFEPVEVLHSPLATHIRYRRTAQ, translated from the coding sequence ATGTCAATGTCCCTGGACGGGTTCGTCGCCGGGCCTGACCAAAGCCGCGAGAACCCGCTGGGCAAGCGGGGGCTTGAACTCCACGGCTGGCACATCGGCGATCCCCGTGCCAACGAGGCCAACGGGATCGCGGCTGATTGGCTGATGCGCCCGCGGGGTGCCTACGTGATGGGCCGGAACATGTTTGGTCCCGTCCGCGGGGACTGGGACGAGGACTGGAGCGGATGGTGGGGCCCTGAGCCGCCCTACCATGCGCCGGTGTTCGTCCTTACCCATTACCCGCATGAGCCGATCCAGATGGAGGGCGGGACAACCTTCCACTTTGTCACCGACGGCTTCGATGCGGCGTACGCGGCGGCGCTCGAGGCAGCCGGGGGCAAGGGAGTGGATATCGCCGGCGGAGCATCCACCGTCCGCCAGGCGCTGGCCGCCGGCGTGATCGACGAGCTCACCCTGGACATCGCTCCGGTTTTACTCGGTTCGGGTGAACGGATTTTTGACGGCATTGAATCATTTGGCTTCGAACCCGTCGAGGTACTCCACTCTCCCTTGGCCACGCACATCCGCTACCGCCGGACGGCCCAGTAG